Within the Nicotiana tabacum cultivar K326 chromosome 11, ASM71507v2, whole genome shotgun sequence genome, the region ATTGTGTTTTCTTCAGGCATAATTGTTGCATTGATGTGAGTTCCTCCATGATATTTTTTGGATTTGGTGAACTTGAAAGTGGAGAGAAAACCAATGATTCTATAGCATTTGTCAATGGAATGGCCAGGTTTCTTGCAATAGTTGCACAGCAtgttactttttttttccttcaaggTTTGCTTTGAATTTTCCATCTCCATTAGCATACttttgaaaataggtttgttgatTTCCTGCCAGAAAAGCAGTTTCGACAGGGTGTTGTGCAACATGAATTTCCCTTTGTTACTCATCTTGAATGAGAAGAGAGTAGACTTGATTGACACTAGGAAGAGGGGTAAGCATTAGAATGTTACTCCTCACAGCTGAATAGATATCATTAAGTCCCATGAGGAATTGGATGAGCCTACCATCTTGAAGGGACTTCAAAGTCTTTGATTTTCCTCCACATTTGCAGTCACAAGTACAATGCACACAAGTATTCAAGGTATCTAACTCATCCCAAATCCTTTTTACCTTTGTATAGTATCCTGCTATAACAGAGGTTCCCTGCACTATATCACTCAACTCCTTTTGTAATTGATAAAGTTGAGCACTGTTACATTGCCCGAATCTAACTTCAagttctttccaaatctcatttGCAGTTTTAGAATTCTTTCAGCTATGTCCTTAGATAGAGAGTTTAAAATCCATGATATAACCATATCATTGCAACGATTCCACTGCTTGAAATCAGTTGAATTTGCATCTGATTCAGAAAATGTTCCATCGATGAAACCAAGTTTGTTCTTGGCAGAGAGTGCAATAATTATGGCTCTACGCCATCCTCCATATCCTTTTCCATCAAAAACTGAGTTGAAAAGAACCATTCTTGGTGAATCAGATGGATGAAGATAATAGAGGTGAGTGGAATCGATGACGATAGCAGCTGGTTGGTTAACTGTTCTAGCTGCATAAATATTTGAGGAGTCATCTGTGGAGTTTGGTgccatttcaaaaaaaaagagaaagaagaaaaagaaatgtaGGCAAAAGAGTTTCAGATAgctactgctctgataccacataGAGATTTAGgaaaatttccttttcttttgatgaaTAATAGACTGTACAGAATGCATATTTATACACCTATTTTAAGAATCAAACTAGGGAGAATTATAGTTGTACTAAGTACAAATGTGTAATTATTAATTTGTTGTCCTAATCATGTTTGCACTATGACATGTACAACTATACATTGCATTTGGATACTGATATTCTGGAAGGAACAAGTGCCTTCCAGTTGTATCCATTATGCTACAAGAAAATGGACTGGATATTAAATAGTTTGGGTCACACTTTATTTTGTATTTTGGGCTTCTTATTTGTTTATTGGACCAATATAACATATTGGCCCAATTTCTTGTTGAGCCCGATATAACCTACACAGGTCTTCTGATTTCTAGGTTATTACATATGCCTTTTTTCTCTGTTCCTCTTCGTCTTCTTCGATTGTGTATCCTCTATGTCGTCGACCAACTCTTGATTTAGGGGCGAGGTCATAGAATCCAATCCAACAATGCATATTCAAATTCAATAATGTGAAAATTTTTAGTACTCccaaacaacaaaaagaaaaaacaatatgGACACCACTTAAAAGCAGGTAGAAATGGCACTAGTTAGCCACTCTAAAAGGCTGTTTTTCAGGAATTAGCCAATGCGTCCTAAATTTCAGTTTAATTTTTAGGACAAAAATGTCATAAATTATCCTaaagttaaaaaatttaatttaaaatttcagaACAAAATAAGTACTGGCTAGTCTTTAAATAGCTTTACTGAGAATGGCTATCTGTGCATTTGCCCCTTAAAGCATTCCACTCATTAAGTTCTTTCTCATATAGTGACAAGCACTTAAAATACTCTGAGAtgctttgatattgttttttTAATGTTGGTTGTTCCTTCAACATCACAGACAAGAGACTAGTCGAACTAGGGGATTGACTGAACCCAATAGCTTTTGTTCAAACAGTGTATATGTTGATACAAATTATTCCCTATACTATTTTCAAAATGCATGTATATCTTCAAAGCAATGCATGTACATCAatcaatatttttccataatttctgcattttaaaggatttttaattaatttatcctagcatttttattatataaataattactaattgcatcacaaatggttttataataattttattgcttaattttttaaaattatatttatattaagctTTATTATCTTATGAATAACCCTATTTATATttgtaggctataattgcaataactttgcaataatagcccatatgtgcataattactttattttacacaaaatgaccttttatatttttataatactaaatagttattttaaatcattttaatcATTTATTAGCTATtttgataaattattttattaaattaattaggtatttaacaaatagcctattTTAATTTGATTAAATTTCGGACCTGGCCCAAATTATTACTCCAGCCCAATTAAATCATAACCTTGATCCAATACCCAATAACCCAATCTTTAAACCCGCCTAACCTCAGATCAAATCATGACctttgatcttagagatcaacggtccaggatgttattaccatttttaattACCCATAACTCCCCAAACCATATTCATTTCCCAATTCCACTGCCCCTAAATCCCCCCTTCCTCTCTTCTATCTCAACCTCTCCCTAACCCTAGCCTGTCGTCACCTAAACCCCCTTCAATCCATGGGGTTTCTCTTCGATCTTAGGCCATATCCAGCCTTTTATCTCTACTAATTGTTCCATTTCTTTGTTGTTTGATGGAATCTCAAAGGGATTCGAACAGACTTGGTTCAAATCCCTCAATCTTCTGATGAATCCGTCTGTATTCACCATTTGTTTGTGAGTATTATCATTTTTGTGTTTTCGTGGCTTCAAATCTCCGCTCTAAAACTCGATTTTTACACCTTTGTTTATTTTTGCACAAACCTAACTATTTTTGGCCAAATAGGTTCAGATCTCTTTAGATATGAAGTGTTTGGAGTTTATTCAATCGTTTTCCTTTAAGATTCTTTTGTTTTTATCGCTATTATCTACCAGTTTCACTTTTTCCCTAAGAACTAGGGTTTCATCTTTTAGGtttctgcaaatgttttaaaatgCTTAAAGGTTCAACTCTAGCCTCTCTTCTTTACTGTTCAACTAATTTCTTTGCTTGATGTTTCATCTCTGCATTTCGATATGCTTAACATTTTCCGTTATTCGATTATTTGTCTCACTATTCTTGCCCGTTCACTTTGGTCTAGttaaataaattgatttatttgcctaattagggtttgaaattatattttctttttaaaattggtatctttctgatatttttatttattctttcctTATATGTGACTTATAATTGGTATTGCCTTCCTTAATTATGTTACTGGTCTGATTTATGGGTTTTGATTTGTTCTGACCGACCTATAAATGGTCTCTAacttatttcttaccttattaaaCTTCAATCTTTCCTGTTAATTGATTCTCCATAATCTAAGTGATATTTCCCGGATTCTGACGTATTAATTGATTGGGTTTAGCCTTAATTAATTGGTTGAATGATTTGCATACCTTATTTGTGAACTCTTAattttctttgccttatttgtttCACTCTGCTGAATGCTATATAAACCACCATATTCTGATGTTTAAAACACATGAACACACACGGAATAATAGAGAAAAACACCCATGCACACTGATACACACAACTCTTACTTACACACTTACACAACTTAAATTTCTTTGAATTGATGcactgtctagccggctgaaagccaaggctagactcttGGATTTCATTTGTATTCACCTTCCTGTTTGCTATCTCCTTAACGGGTATGCCTCCGTTTCTGTTATCATGTTCTCTTCTATATGCTATGTAGTTAGACCTCGACATGATTCTGTTTGCCCCATGTTTTCCTGTGTATTGCTCCCTTAACTAGCATGCCTTAATTCATGTCATGTTCTATGTACTACTATAGTTAGTTTAACTTAGCATGTTTCTGTTTGATCCATGACACTTGTTTGCTTGTTCTGAAACTAGCATGTTTAATTCCTACTATCCCACATATTCTGTATGGATGTCtaattagtcattttaacttcagcatgtttatcTCTGCTTAATATATGTTTATATGGCTCCACCTAGTGATATTTAAGTCATCTTCTGGCAATGTAAAACTTTATTTGATCCAATTTTAAGCTCTATGCAGAACTTGTTTAATCATGTCTGCAATTTAAGTGTTTTTGTTCTTGTTGCGATGGTTCAATTACTGGTGTCTATGTCTGAACCAATTTGCTAAAATATGGTTTCTGTTCTATTTGTAGTCTTTTAATTTGAACTTATATGCTTCTAAAAATTAAACTCTTTTTCTAAAACTATCCCCTACCCTTATGTACTATTTTCAAACCTCTACTCTTAGTTATCTAAGGTCCTACCACCCCCAGTGTGAGCATTGCTTAGGATCCATGAGACTCCCCgaactctgacacactggggATGACCTTCAATCTGTTACAAAACTGTTTTCTTTGAAAGgctctggtgtgagcattgcccggggtccctaaggcccttgggaactttgacacaccagaaACCCATTTTGTGTATTACGGACTACCTGTGGGCGTCAGATTTGCTTGAAGGCCTGGATTCTAGGTTGACGTTGGGCCTGccaaggctccctatagtgttaTAGATAGCTttgtgtaattcattcatatTGGTCGTTAATAATGTAATAATCCTTGTAAAAACAGATATGGGGTTATTAGTGAAAGCTGGGTAGGGATCTTTATATATATCTTATATCAAattcgggtagaaatcatgcctataggttattgtGGTGATTCTTTTATGTGCATgtcattagaaaccatgcctataggacttatctCATTACTTGTAATCTTGAATTTTCACACTTTGCATCCTAGAAATCCTGCTTCTAAGTCATTTATCAATTCTGCATCAAAGAACCATATATTAGAGATCTTGTTTCTGGGATATTCTTTATTGAACTGACTTGGCAACTTATTAACGCCTTTactcacttagatatcatgcctatatggaATGTATAAAATCAGTCTTAATACTTAGATATCATTCTTATAGGGAATAATGTTTGTAACCCATTTcagcacttagaaagcatgcctataggatttaaagatAAAATCTGCCTGTTAAAATCAGTAACTGGTTTACAgcgtagataccatgtctatagggttctgCCCCACTATTATTTAAGCAAGCTTGTAGGTTAATTAAAATTTTGAGTCTAAAAACTGTGATTGCTTGTTTGAAATATGCCCGAATTCATAATATTAAcaaaattagtaggcaaactgatagaTACTCGTCTGCTCGCTTTAATAAAACTGATGTATATTCTATTTGTGCTAATTTAGATGTTCTGCCCATATGATCCTAAAATCATTTAAAATTGCTTGTTTGAACAGCGTATATTTATTTGTCTATTTTCGGAGGTTAACATGAGCCCACTTAATTGCTCCTTATGTGACAGTCCTACTTGACTTTTGTTGTCGCTTAGATgtcctgcctataggatcctaaAATCACTTAAAATTGCTTGTTTGAATAGCGTACATTTGTTTGTGTATTTGTGGAGGTTAACATGAGCCCACTTAATTGCTTCTTATGTGGCAGTCCTACTTGACTTTTGTTTGTCGTttaattttctccttttaaacaacATTGGTGAGTCTAGAACCGccttaaatagaggtcctaaatacctccagggccagaggtaagggacgggtagtgcacgcataaggtacgTACTTTATGTTATTAGAATGCTTAGGTAATAATtgaaaaggggagggtaattgggtagtaaatgAGATGATGACATGTGCTCTAATGCTACGCGTAATACGTCAATTTGGGGAAGGTTACTGAGAATTGCAtggaagtgatcctataggctaataacCTTAGCACCCCTTTAATTCCCGTTTTCaaataatctctatttgtttaaaCTGCTTTATTTCCTTAAAGACTAGTTCGCTTAAATTGAGTTTGGTCGGGACCTatcgttgtggacctcgaagggttcctaacatcttcccctcaaggtaatttcgagcccttacccaatctttggtgatGTAAACTAGTACATGAGTtatttgctctaggtgccctaacacaccttaatccattaggtgacgactcttcaaaccTCTTACCTAATTCtaaaaggaaaggagttgtcccaaAATATTGAAACTCGGATTCCGCGagggaaaagggggcgcgacagcatgacgactctgttggggataattaggctcttaccataacaaacttactttttgtgaattagtcttaagcatgctttattcTGTTAATATGTGTGGCccctttcccttttcccctttatctggatttaattgcctattttcaAACACTTATGATTTTCTTTACTacagaaactgacttgtctccttgttttctttcttaaacgTCTTTCAATTATTAAATACAGCATTTATCGTTTTTAACGTGCAAATatgtgacaacatgctatttattgttgcataaatcatgctcaacatcacaTTCCACTTGTacgtaatcaatcctatagcaacgcttgatgagtgtttgcgcccttcctatatatcaccctttaaattcggaaaggcttatttgcgataaaactaatcgatcagcggtgcaatcgacggttccgtgcctttttccctcaagttgtccacttgagggtaccagtctagacctcaatagaaaccttactctaattaattgtacatgcatcatggtcaaacctagccgggttaatatgttgtccacataataaccctttaagacaagcctcgtccaaaagtccaCCGGGTTTTTCACAATCCCAACGGATGCAACCACGattttgtgcattaattttgaagaaataagtgccaatacactaatcattgttgtataaatagtTGAATCTGGAGGGGAAAAGGgccagaaaatgaggcacgaagtccctaggtTTGGCATGGTCCGTAACATACCACCactgttgctagattggtgggaggatcttccaccaagtgataaaaatcatgtgaaaagggtcttgggaaatttgccttctctATTGGACCTCCAGTTGAACAACATGTTGATCGAAGCTGTCATAATGTTCTGGGACAAAGAAAGAGCCGTGTTTCTCTTTGGAAACATAGAAATGACCCATCTTTTGGAAGAAATAGGGGAATTCGTTGGGCTAACTTGGGATAGTCCTGGTTTATTGGTGCTGGAAAATTGCACTACTAGGGGGTTTCTGAAGATGATGTGTCTGAAAAAGAATGAGGATTTGGAGTGCTTGAAGAAATCTTACATACCTTTCAACTTCCTCTAAGAACGATATGGTCACAGCAGATCTTATCGTATTTTTTATGACGAATTCTCCATCACTTCCTTGGGTTGGTTCACCTCAGGGTTTTTGTGTTCGTCGTCTGCTTCTtggatgatagtgttcccaacccaaggggatagaatccacaccagactggcAATGGTAACCAAAACCTTGATGGATGGGATCAAGGGGCagacatataccattgtccctatgatcatagTAGACATATACCGGGCCTTAGAGCGCTGTCAGAAGGGATACAAatacttcgaaggttgtaatctgctgctacaagtttggttgttagagCATCTCCAAAAAGGTCAATACCGTCAAGAGCTTCCacgaaggccgtggaatgatcacatagctttccatcatcctaagagaatgacttatatcccagacaggtttgccCAACCCGAAAATGCTATAGGATGAGCGTAGTTTTTCAGTAATTTGACCGAGgatcaggttcaatggatgttcgaatagTTTCCTACcgatgagttcatcatcagatctaggGATGTTCCACATTTGGTAGTGATCGGGTTAAGGGACATATACCCTTATGCTTCCATCAGGGTTATAAGACAAGTAGGCAGGAAGCAGGTCATACCGTGAGTTACTAAAATGAGTCATTACAGGGCAGATTTTTAGGATGACGATGTCCCATACAAATGTGAAGCTCAGGATATGTGGCATTTGAAAattatcgtggaaaaggataccatcgatcCAAATCGATATCATGCCAGTCATGTGTGCTTTTAACCATCATGGTTAGAAGATAACATACCAGGAAtattcgagccaagggttggCCAAGGAAATAGAGTCACAGATGAAGTTGCTGAAGCATAAGTGAAATATAACAAACTGCGCAAAAGAGTTCATGAGTCCGAGGTCGAGCATTTGGAGCGACTCAAGACCGATATAGAACTAATTAATGAATGGAGAGTGATGGCTATTAGATCAAGcgaaaggttggaatatctggagtacagtctgatGGAATTCGAGGGGAAAATAAGGAAGAGAGTCATTGATTGCCAGAACGTCGAAGGAAGCGAAGGAGGACATTTAGCAAGGGCATACCTATTTCTGAACCTGCACGAACTGGGGAATTTGATCGACGAAGTCAAAAACATCCAGtctggagaaggtccttctgtgaccaagtagattaggtttgtttactttttcaaatgtaataaggccaaatGTTATCAGTaacttatcttatttagtgtcattttagattcatctatttttacattaatgaaataaggcaattattggcactgaaattctccaaatcaacgtgtcgctaggcctacctcgggcacaacgagactcccaaattaggacttggatttacattcccgcaacatgtgtttaaatactgcaaatatttttagaatccttactgacttgtttaccattttttttctttatttttttattatttccatcccctaaggttggttcgcacatactggcatcatcagcaaatcacaccagatctagaggcccttcACCTCCTCCTCTTCTGAGTAATCCAAAAAGCAGAGGAAAAGTTAAGATGGATGATTTGAGTGGTATCCGAAAAGAAAATGCTGAGAATATTGAAACTTCAGACTGTCGGAGTACTCCAGCCCAGAATGATTTGGTCCTACGATTGGAGTAGAaaatactggagttacaaggggaacttgagtaggtccgtaacTTGGAAAACTCCCCCTCACCCTAAACATCCCAGACGTTAaccaacaaaatgctcaaaacccagcacctcctcaaaatacgCCAAACCAACGTCCACAAAATCCTCCGGCACCTCATCAATACACACCTCCTCTCCAAAATCCTAATATTCTACCAGTACGCACTCCTCCTCAGCACCAACATCTTCCTACCTAgtacccacaaaccactacctatcacactcATCAGAACATACCACAACCTATTTATGATCCTCA harbors:
- the LOC142165755 gene encoding uncharacterized protein LOC142165755; amino-acid sequence: MAPNSTDDSSNIYAARTVNQPAAIVIDSTHLYYLHPSDSPRMVLFNSVFDGKGYGGWRRAIIIALSAKNKLGFIDGTFSESDANSTDFKQWNRCNDMVISWILNSLSKDIAERILKLQMRFGKNLKLDSGNGTSVIAGYYTKVKRIWDELDTLNTCVHCTCDCKCGGKSKTLKSLQDGRLIQFLMGLNDIYSAVRSNILMLTPLPSVNQVYSLLIQDE